Part of the Carassius auratus strain Wakin chromosome 8, ASM336829v1, whole genome shotgun sequence genome is shown below.
TGTCACATCAACAGATCCCTTCTTTGAAGAAACCAAGGTAAgaaagttaatgcattaaaagaATCTTATAAAGTGGTCCAAAACAGTGAAGAAAGATTTTCAAGTGAATTTCAATGATTTTTAGAACCTTTTGGAGATGGAAGGCCACAGACCGGTCGAGCCAGAGGAGTTTGACCTCAATGGTGATAATCAGTCCCCTTTGCTCATTATACTGAGAAATGAGGACATTGCAGAGCACACATGTAAGGTAAGTGAATGCATGAAACTCAAAATTGAATTAAAGCACTAGCATTAATTCCTTTGTAACAACGATGTTAAGCTAAAAATGTGTAAATCATCTTTGAAGTGGATGATTTGTCCCAGATGCAAAATGGCAGATTGAGTCATTTCATTGActcatttagtaaaaaaaagacatgattaaatgtatttgtagattGGTCAATTTTGCATttgatatttgatttaattttgcatGCTCATTTCCATACTTGTACATTTAAATTGCCTTTGCTGTTATCAAAAAGGTAGCTATAATCGAAATAAAAAATGGGGGGAAGATAATCTTTAAAAGCAGAAAATGGAGTTCAATTGAGGTTGGcttctgaattttttatttaaccaggtGCCTTATTTGCTGGAATTAAAGAAGTCACCCAGTGTCCTGTTTGCTGGCATCGACCGACCCGATGATGTGGTGAACTGCACTCACCAAGAGCTTTTTGCTAAGGGAGGCTTTATAGTATGTGATGAATTGGCTCTCGACACACTTACTCTAGGTACTGATCAAGTTGCTACACAAATTATGCATGTTGGTTTACTGGAAATGGACtgatacattattacattttcactGGACTTATTCTGTTAAATTTATATGAAGGTGACATGAAAAAAGTAATTGGGATTCTGGAAGAGTTAGACAAGCAAGGCAAATGGAAATGGTTTCTGCACTACAGAGACAGTCGCAGACTTCGGGAAAATGCAAGGTATTAAAAATGTGTGGGCTTTTAAGGACTGATCCTCATTGTGTTTATACAAAAGCTACGATTAGTTGGTATTTGCTTATTCAGTTGTGGCATTGAATCTCACTCTCCTCTAATGTCCTCGACAGGTCCAGTCCTGAAGCAAGCAAGAAACAGCAGTTTCTAGATTTCTGTCAGAAAGCTGGCATAGTGGAGGTCTTGCCCTATCATAACTGTGATGTCATGTCACGGGACCGACCCGACTATCTCTCTTGTTTGACTCGACTTCAGATCCAAAACGCCTCAGTTCGGTTTCATGTGTTTATTACAGGTAAGAATTTAGATTTGTTTGAGAAGTCCACAGTTGGAGTACTACGAATAACATTCatgaataatatttcatttaatactTTAAGAATTACAataacccaattaattttttttacataaaaaaattatttaaatgtatcaaatatataaattttaccGGATTCCTATGTTTATTACAAGTGAGagttacaatatataataatgttgacACGGTGTGTTTGTAGATGAATTGTTGTGATATTTGATGCTGCAGCCCATATAATGaattgaaaaatatgttttttaatgagAAGATATTAATCGGCAATGTCATGTATTTTTGAAGACTCTCTGTCTTCTTCAAGTATTGAGTCCAAGTCTTGTCTCGAAGACTCAAATTTCCGTCTCTGATTCTGCTATCCACTATAGTCTTGTTGTTACATGTCATGGCTGGAATTAACTAGAGAAAACTTGTTTcctgttattttaagttttatttctcTATCTTGGTTCCTGGTTGCTTTCTTTCATAATCAGACAGCTCTTGACCAGGTTGTAAGTTTGGTTTGAAAGTTATAAAGGTGAGACTCTACAGGCAAAAGCACAGTTTTTTTCATGCAACTGTAAAATTTTCAAGTATTTTTCAGACTTgttgaaagaaaacatccaaaatgcaCTTTTAAGTGCTCCTTTTATAGAACTTGATCTAATTGCAGCTGTGGAtttcaatacatatttttaaaggccattTTCCTTAAAGTGAGATTTTTCTTCTGCACTTAGGCAAAAATCTCCACTTGAATTCAGTCTGgtaatattgaaaatattgcaTTATCATATCAGGAGTTTCATTTCCTATCCATAATCTGTCCCAGCATATAAAATATGATGACTGTCTTATCCTGCTGCTGATATCTGaggttatttcactttaatttcacTATTTATCTTTCACTTCCTGGTTGTACGAGGAAAAGATAATCTGCCACACAGTAGTCTATAGCAGACCTTTATACTTCTttaaattaaacagtttaaattaattcaaacagctgttattattaaagttataaaattaTCTAAATGACTCAATTTAGGGAATATGTTGTGataatttttacctttttttgttttgttttttgtattgcaGACACAACAAGTGAATCTTTTGGAACAAATGGAATTTTAACAATGAACATTTACACATTCTCACGGATCCTTTCAAACGATACATGTTCCGTGTCATAAATccgtgtttttttgtttgtttgttttttagtttttttcctaaATCCAATGTCTTACCATTGGTAAGTACACCTCTGTTAATAGAAATAATTTATTGTTTAGCATAAATGTTAAAGCATTTATCTTTGTCACTCATGTGTAATTGcttaacatttatacattttccaCTTTACAGTTTATAATACAacgtaaatgtacaaatattggTCATGGAaatgttttagtatgtttttaccagacgttgtttttttataaatgaaatttgACTGAAACTCtaataaatgaaatgatttaatatggttgtcattattcagctttgtgtatttaaaacatgTTATATCATAATTTATATACACAGCGGCATATTCTTTTATCTATTATGGGTGTTAAGATGTATAGTTGATGTAATACATAATACTGTAGGAACAAACTTTGATTATAATGTGTTAAGCTACTAACGTGCCTGTGTCTTCTTTATGATTAGACTTTTGGCTCTGCTCTGAAAAGGTTTAATATACAGATAATAGCTCATCATTAGTTATTATAATAGGTTGTTATCGCCCATTTAGTGTTCATTGTTGTTCTGGTAGTTCACCTTTGTGAGAGTCTAAATGTATTCCAAaatttttgataaatattttgaCTTGATATGGTTAAAAGGGGaaggggggaagtcgtggcctaatggttagagggttggactcccaatcgaagggttgtgggttctagtctcgggccggacggaattgtgggtggggggagtgcatgtacagttctctctccacctccaataccatgacttaggtgcccttgagcaaggcatcgaacccccaactgctccccgggcgccgcagcataaatggctgcccactgctccgggtgtgtgctcacagtgtgtgtgtgtgtgttcactgctctgtgtgtgtgcatttcggatgggttaaatgcagagcacaaattctgagtatgggtcaccatacttggctgaatgtcacttcactcactcattcactcacactcactcaaaaaaaaacaaatctaaggAAGGGGAAAAGCATTCAAGAGTCAAGGTAAGCTACTTCCTTATTGATTCTGGTTTGTATTTTActtaggttttatttttacttcagtaAGGCctgtttccttttattttattttccatatttaGTGCATTAGCattattatgtacacaaaaagtaGGTGATTAAGGAATAGTATATGAAttcatatcattttaaaaataggaATAGAGGCATGTTAATTTACAtgcacaaaatattttgtttaactgTTTGACAAAGACAAGTGTTAAAAGATTTTGATAGACTATTTTATTTGAAGTTTGTGCATATTGTTATCAAATGCAAGTTGTGCATGCCAAAAGTATTGGGTTACCCCCTTATAATGAACAGGTTTGACTACTTTAATAGTGTTCATGAGTACAAGTCTTAATGTTTATGCATATAATGATATTCTAGGGAAttgtgtgcttctaattttaTAGCAACAGTTTGGACAAGACACTTTTCTATTCTAACATGACAATGCATCTGTGTGTATGGGTAAGGTCCAAAAAGAAATGACTGATTcagtcagtgtggaagaacttgactggtctgcaGAAAGCAAAGTCCTAATTCCAGCTGAACACTCCTGGTGTTAAATGCCAAAAACTCATTACCAAACACAAATGACATGTACAGGTTcttttctcaataaattagaatgtcgaggaaaagttcatttatttcagtaatttaactcaaattgtgaaatccatgcattaaataaatataatacatacagactgaagtaatttaagtatttggttcttttaattgtgatgattttggctcacatttaacaaaagcccaccaattcacgatctcaactaATTAAAATACtccataaaaccaataaaaaataaaaatgtatggaattgttggccttctggaaagtatgttaatttactgtacatgtactcaatacttggtaggggctccttttgctttaattactgtctcaattcAGCATggaatggaggtgatcagtttgtggcactgctgaggtggtatggaaacaaaggtttattttacagtggtcttcagctcatctgaatagtttggtctcttgtttctctaaggggttcaggtctggtgagtttgctggccagtcaagcaccaacaacatggtcatttaaccaacttttggtgcttttggcagtgtggggaggtgccaaatcctgctaaaaaataaaatcagcatcttcaaaaagatggtcagcagaaggaagcataaagtgctccaagatttcttggtaaacgggtgcagtgacttaaaaaaaaaaaaaaaacacaatggaccaacatcagcagatgacattgcaccccaaatcatcacagactgtggaaacttaacactggacttcaatcaACTTGGGCTATAAGCTTCAACACCAGTCTTCCAAACTCTAGGACCtaggtttccaaatgaaatgcaaaacatgctatcatctgaaaaaaggactttggaccactggacaacatttcagttcttcttctccttagcccaggtaagacgcctctgacgttgtgtGTGGTACAGGAGTgtcttaacaagaggaatacgacaactgtagccaaattccttgacacttctgtgtgtggtggctcttgatgccttgaccccagcctcagtgcattccttgtgaagttctctaaaatccttgaatccagtttgcttgacaatcctcataaggctgcggttttcttggttggttgtgcatctttttcttccacacttttttgttccactcaacatgcttggatacagcactctgtgaacagccacctTACTGCCAATTAATTTTTGCGACTTACACTCCCTGTtttagttgattagctgattggcatgtcatcatattctaatttgttgagatagtgaattgatgggtttttgttaaatgtgaaccaaaatcatcacaattagaagaaccaaagactttgactatttcagtctgtgtgcattgaattgatttaatatatgagtttcacaatttaagttgaattactgaaataaatgaacttttccactgcattctaatttattgagaagcacctgtacatATAGTATATAGACAAAAGTATTGGAACACCACCTTCTTTAGAACAGAAAAAAGGCACTTCCAAAACTGTGGCAACAAAgattgaaacataattcatgtatttaaaaatggtCGTTCCATCTGTTTCCATTACTGTGTCCATATATACAAGTCATTGGTGTTAGGTGATGGTTTTTGGCTCAAGGTTTCCATTTAAAGTCACATAGGCCttatacatttgtattataaTGTTAGAATAGAAAAGAGTCCTGTCCAAACTGTTGCTATAAAATTAGAAGCACACATTTCCCTAGAATAGCATTACCTTATATTCTTTAAGATGTAAGATTTATACAAATGTAGATGACTAAAGTACTCAACCTGTTTATGTGTGCCAAAACGTTTGGCAATAAATAGTTTATACCGTTTcccaattaaaaacataattgtgaTTATTGTGCATATCATATACCTTTAGAATAGATCCAAAATATTTAAGAGGCTTTGACTGTTTTAAACGGATTTTGCATGGTTAcatcaatgaataaaaaaaaaaatgtaaacgttATTTTCAGAGCTTCATCGGTCTCGCGCGTTGCAAATTGTAATTTGTAGCCATTCGCAGTTTTCATCAAAGCTGCGAACTGTTGCTATGGATACCacgtcaaatgattcgcggtctgTCCAAACTATAATCTAACTTCATAATGGGTGTCAGATGCTTCAATGTAGCTAGTTTTAAAAGTGTTAATACTTAAAAGTACTTGTTTAAAAACGAATAGCTTAGCACACTCTTGTCAAACCCTCGCCCACTGCGTCGTCTGACATGGCATCTGCTGGGTTCCGCTTTCcgcatgtgaaaaaataaataaagatccaTTACCGGATGCGTTTAGTTTTGGTTTTAACTCAACTTGCTGTCAACCCGGAAAGAGGCTGCGCTCGAGGCACGGGGCTCGGCTTTCGGCGCGTAACTTTCATCTGTTTTGGCGGATAAATGAACGCATGTTGTCCGTGTATTGTGTCCTGAGAGAGCgctgaataacacacacacatcagaacgTGGATGAGTCACCAGACTTTGGGACTTTGGAAGTGAAGTAAGTTGATATTAGGTGTGGCAGTTACGCACAATACCGACTTCCTCTCATAGGCGACTCGTAATACCGTTTTCCATGGGATTTCATCAAAACCTGGTCCAGGTGAAGCACACCTGCATCCACCTGTCATGGACCCTCTTGAAACTCGCTTTTTCTCCGTTTATGCTGGCTTTACAGGATTCCCACGCACATGAAAACGTTTACCTTAAACTTTTAtagtcagtgatttttttttccaagctATGCTCGACTATTAGTATCGCTTAGAAAAAATACTCTTTGTAAGTGTTGcctttataaaatacattttagttatcTAATCACGAGCTACTGGAATAGTCATGAATTCATTTTTCATAAGATGTGGGAACCCTGGATCCATTATTGACAGAATAAAGACAAATATTAGACTACCATGTTCTAACGAGTACTGATAgatactgattattattataaggaTATTTTCGTTGTtgcattttttgtatatattgtataatcaTATGTAGTGTGTCTAaattagtttctttaaaaaatatatatatttatagctgTGTTTCAGGcctatatatatacgcacacacacacatggactataaatatgtaatgtgctaaatatatgtatatataaatatattttagtgctATCACGATTTTTGTTTGcttatgtgtgttttgtgtatattatgtatgtataaatacacacacacacacacacacacacacatatatatatatagaaaatatgtatatttatattcatatttgtaatattgtaaaatatatttaataagcaaacacttttttattgtatacatggatgtgtgttttatttacatatacttaataaatataaaaagcacacatatattatgtaaacaaaaactttaattttgaatgcgattaatcgagattaatcattgcacaaatatatatatatatatatatatatatatatatatatatatatatatatatatatatatatgctgtcaaacgattaatcgcgcacacacacacacacatatatgatgaGGTCTGCTTCTGAATCAATATCAAGTTTTGTttcaagttaatttatttaaacaaggTACCAATAGTTATGTGTGAGATTTCAAGAGTTATgtgtgagagatttttttttattttttttatttgtattatttattcattcatttgtttgttttgtagatCTGGGACATGCCTTACCTGGACAGACAAAATCGGACCTGTGGATTCCTGGATATTGAGGAAAATGAGAACAGTGATAAGTTTTATCGGCGTTATTTTATCTTGGATACTCATGAGAATTTTCTCCTCTGGTATATGGACAATCCACAGGTATAGCTCTTTGTGTTTCAAGTTGCAGTATGGCTTTAcagaggattttctttttttacctacaCTCCAAACCTCAACTTTGCATTCTAAAAAAATCCATCCTGTAtttttgcataactttttttacttgtttcctttaaaaaaaaaaaaaacagaacttacCTCCGGGAACAAAGTTTGTTGGAAATTTACGACTCAGTTACATTTCAAAGGTATCAAATTCTACcgtaatataaaaagaaatacaatactttttttataataatttatttagattttgtttgaACTTTGTAGGTTAATGAAGTATCAGTAAAGCAGAAACCAAAAGCAGAATTCTGCTTTGGTAAGTACATAAAAtgggtgtgtttttgttgttgtttttctccccCACAATATCAATAACTTACTACATTTTGTCTTTCAGTAATAAATGCATTGTCCAGACGGTACTTTCTGCAGGCCAATGATGCTATGGATTTGAAGGAATGGGTCATTGCTCTGAATAATGCCACCAAAATTACAGTATGTGGAGCTTTTTGCATATGCACTGTTGTTATGTATGGGGTTTTCTTTGTAATATCCCATTCATatgctaataaaaatgacaaaaatccaCAAATAAGCATTTTTAGTTAGAGCCTTTGCAACATCAGTTAGGAGATAaaagatgacattttattttgattaatgcaAAGTCATATACATTTGTATCTAAATAAACTAATGAAACAATATGCATATCCTAATCAGTACATATCTTTTTAAGGTTCCAAAAGCATCACCAGTGACCCAAAGCTCTGATGCCACAAATGTTTCAAACCCAACTCAGTCAACATCTCGACAGGCGTATAAAACAGCAATTGTGGGAGGTGTGGTTGTGCACACACCAGTCCAGCAGGTAACAGATTTGTATGTGTTCTTTATTCATCTATTTAATTGAggaaaatatgaatatgaatctgTTGTGTTTTTCTCAGAGCGATAATGAGGATGTCTTCACGAGTGAACTAGGATCACACGTCACTTTAAGGAGATGTCAGAGTGTGCGTCCAAATGTCTCGAGGTCTGGCTATTGTGTCAAGCAAGGCAATGTGGTAAGACCAGTGTCTTGTCATATCTGTTGAGTAAAATCAGTTTTTTGCCGATAATATGCCATAGATGATGttgtaaaaggaatagttcaccccaaaaatgaacatttattcaccctcaatcCATCTGAGATGTAgcctagatgagtttgtttcttcattggaacatatTTGAATAAACATAGTattaccaatggatcctttgcagtgaatgggtgccgtcagaatgagagtcaaaacaactgataaaaacatcacaataatccacaagtgatccacacaACCACAGTCCATGAATGAATGTACTGATAGGTTAAAGATGTGGTTGTTAgtaatctgttcagatgaagaaacaaaataatcaactTGGCCTAAGGATGagccttattttattttatttagcatgttGTTGGGTCTATGTAGTTCatagttttattacattatttctgtTAAATAGAATTGTGTACAATATGGCATTGGATCACCGCTGGATGTCCAATGCAGATACTTCTATAGAAATCTTTTACAAGAATTTTGTTAGCACTACAATTAAACTGCATCATTTTTCAGAGGAAAAGCTGGAAGAGGAGGTATTTTATTCTAGATGACCAAACTGTGAGCTACTATAAATCTGAAACGGTAAGATACTGGGATGGTAAACTCTTTAAAAGAATagaaatgattaatttatatactgAACAGATCTATAAACCAGTACTCTGTCTCTTTTCAGGATAAGGAGCCATTACGCAGTATTCGACTGCAGGATGTGCTGAAAGTTAATGAGTGTCTTGTGAAATCAGGGTGAgtatgctctgtgtgtgtgtgtgtgtattcgaAGTAAGTTATTATTAGAAGTCATTATGCTCACAaggctacaatttaaaatatcagtattctatttgaatatgttttaaaatgtaatttattcctgtgatgcaaagcagaattttcactagtcattattccagttttcactGTCACGTGATCCTACAGGAATTATtccaatattctgatttggtgctttaaaatgaagtttttatctGCTTTGTCATACAAAAGGGTTTTTTGTCATTAATTGTGGTGTTTGTTGTAGAGATCTGCTGTCTCGTGATAACCTTTTTGAAATCATCACCAGTACCAGAACCTTCTACATCCAGGTAACTCTGGACTGAATTAATTTACACTGATTCAGGTGTCAGTGATAAAGATAATATTGTTGGTGTAGGTGGACCTCATATTATGCACATGGTTCATCTCATTGACTAGGATCCAGATCTGCAGCTGTGTGTCAGTGTATTTAAAGATCAACTGTTTTTTGAATCATCCTTGCATAAATGCTCTGGCACTCAAGCGAAACATAAATAACTCATTATAAATGCTTTTCAAGTATGTGACAGGTGTTTATGTGGCTACTGTACTGTTGAGCCATGTTGAAAATGCAAATGAGGCTTATGGAGatctttaatcttttatttcataCTGCACAACTAAACAACTTGAAGTTAAAAACGTCAGCTTAaccttcttttgtgtgtgtgtgtgtctgtgtgtctgtgtgtgtgtgtgtgtgtgtgtgtgtacagacagACACCCCAGAAGACATGAAGGGCTGGATCAAGGATATCTCCTCAAAAATTCAAGACTTCAGAGGACCGTCTAAGGTAAATATTCTTGAAGTGTTTAAAGTCATTGATCTTTCAGGTACTATTCATTCTTTCaggtattattatttgtttggttgttttgttaTATTCAATGTTATTTCTCATACTTTTCAGATATTGTTTcctaatgtacatttttttgttattattgttcagTCAGGCAGTTTTCTTTCCAGTTGATAAGTCATAAGTTGCATGGATACATTTTTTTAGCAAAAACCAACAAATACATTgtaagggtcaaaattatagatttttcttttatgccaaaaatcattaggctattaagtaaagatcatgttgcatgaagatattttgtaaatttcctactgtaaatatatcaaaacttaatttttgatgagtaataCGCATTGCTATCATTTCATATTACTTGCATTGCTAATCTCCAAAAATTGATCctgaagactggttttgtgatccagggccACACAGAATAagcaattataataattatgattaaagataaatattacatttttatacttaTAGACATTATCTACAATATTAACAACAATCCTAGCttctttttctaaataatttttcagTTGTCTTCAAAAAAAATTTCTTAGGACAAATTTCTTTTTTCTAAacgaataaaaatacatattactgTGCATTTTAAGATCTTATCTTAGGAcatttctaaaataaacacaatgaatGAGCATTTCTAACAGTAGTTCTCTCTTGATTGACAGTTGCGCTGTTCCGGAAAAGTCTTTTCTGTGCAAAGGAAACCTCAGCTTGTGAAGTCCTGCTCCACTGTAGATTCGTGGCAGCCCTGGACCCCGGTGCCCAATCAGGAGAAGCATTTGAAGGAAGAGGGTCAGAGAGAAGGGCCGTACAGCTCTCTTCCCTCACTCTCACACATGAGCCACATCTTTCAGTCAACGACTCGACAAACTCGACAACGACACCATTCCCAGCCTCAGCTCGCTCCCAGCGACACAGACTTTCCTGACAGTCTTGACCATCTCCGCTCCACTGATGTTTAGTTTGCTTTAATGGATACTGCTGGCCAGCACATGGATAGTGTTATGATTTTAGCTTTTTGATTGTTGCTTTTCTTGTTTAGTGGTGTGCACACAAGAGCTTCAGTCATTGCAATGCTGCTCACTCACTCTAAAGGAATAGTTCCTAATTAGTACCCAaaacttctgtcattatttactaaatCACCTATCAAACTCCAACAAGCAATGTATGGCAAGAATTGTGTACCGATTCTTCAAGCAGTTGTACTTTTGtctttctacagaaaaaaaaaaacaatacttttggaacaataacatacaaacaaacaaaaatatgtagAAGAGAACTGtaattttggctgaactattcctttacaaGAATGTGTCTTTTTATGTATGAAGGAATGTAAAATGAGGAAGGATGATTTGGTGAAAAGACATTTCATGTGTTGTATTGCCTTAGTTAATTTCCCGTGACATAAAGTGGGGTCTAAAAGTCTGAGACAACTTGTGAAATGCtttttatatcatataatatgtgtataattatatt
Proteins encoded:
- the LOC113106977 gene encoding pleckstrin homology domain-containing family A member 2-like, with translation MPYLDRQNRTCGFLDIEENENSDKFYRRYFILDTHENFLLWYMDNPQNLPPGTKFVGNLRLSYISKVNEVSVKQKPKAEFCFVINALSRRYFLQANDAMDLKEWVIALNNATKITVPKASPVTQSSDATNVSNPTQSTSRQAYKTAIVGGVVVHTPVQQSDNEDVFTSELGSHVTLRRCQSVRPNVSRSGYCVKQGNVRKSWKRRYFILDDQTVSYYKSETDKEPLRSIRLQDVLKVNECLVKSGDLLSRDNLFEIITSTRTFYIQTDTPEDMKGWIKDISSKIQDFRGPSKLRCSGKVFSVQRKPQLVKSCSTVDSWQPWTPVPNQEKHLKEEGQREGPYSSLPSLSHMSHIFQSTTRQTRQRHHSQPQLAPSDTDFPDSLDHLRSTDV